In the Pithys albifrons albifrons isolate INPA30051 chromosome 3, PitAlb_v1, whole genome shotgun sequence genome, one interval contains:
- the TAFA4 gene encoding chemokine-like protein TAFA-4 isoform X2, with product MGIWNNYENHTEIIVFDWNKILAKSPRMRVCAKSMLLSDWLFLVYVLMVCCKLLSASSHHPRGHTGQHQVKQGTCEVVAVHRCCNKNRIEERSQTVKCSCFPGQVAGTTRAQPSCVEASIVLQKWWCHMNPCLDGEDCKVLPDYSGWSCSSGNKVKTTKVTR from the exons ATGGGAATCTGGAATAACTATGAAAACCACACTGAAATAATTGTGTTTGACTGGAACAAAATTCTTGCAAAGTCCCCAAG GATGAGAGTCTGTGCCAAATCAATGCTTCTCTCTGACTGGCTCTTTCTGGTCTATGTGTTAATGGTCTGCTGTAAATTGTTGTCCGCCTCTAGCCACCATCCCCGGGGGCACACAG GGCAGCATCAGGTCAAGCAGGGCACATGTGAGGTGGTGGCTGTGCACCGGTGCTGCAACAAGAACCGGATCGAGGAGCGGTCGCAGACGGTGAAGTGCTCCTGCTTCCCGGGGCAGGTGGCCGGGACCACACGGGCACAGCCCTCGTGCGTGGAAG CTTCCATTGTCTTACAGAAGTGGTGGTGTCACATGAACCCCTGTTTGGATGGAGAGGACTGTAAAGTACTACCAGACTATTCAGGTTGGTCTTGCAGCAGTGGAAATAAAGTCAAAACCACAAAG
- the TAFA4 gene encoding chemokine-like protein TAFA-4 isoform X1, translating into MGIWNNYENHTEIIVFDWNKILAKSPRMRVCAKSMLLSDWLFLVYVLMVCCKLLSASSHHPRGHTGQHQVKQGTCEVVAVHRCCNKNRIEERSQTVKCSCFPGQVAGTTRAQPSCVEASIVLQKWWCHMNPCLDGEDCKVLPDYSGWSCSSGNKVKTTKASTEITYI; encoded by the exons ATGGGAATCTGGAATAACTATGAAAACCACACTGAAATAATTGTGTTTGACTGGAACAAAATTCTTGCAAAGTCCCCAAG GATGAGAGTCTGTGCCAAATCAATGCTTCTCTCTGACTGGCTCTTTCTGGTCTATGTGTTAATGGTCTGCTGTAAATTGTTGTCCGCCTCTAGCCACCATCCCCGGGGGCACACAG GGCAGCATCAGGTCAAGCAGGGCACATGTGAGGTGGTGGCTGTGCACCGGTGCTGCAACAAGAACCGGATCGAGGAGCGGTCGCAGACGGTGAAGTGCTCCTGCTTCCCGGGGCAGGTGGCCGGGACCACACGGGCACAGCCCTCGTGCGTGGAAG CTTCCATTGTCTTACAGAAGTGGTGGTGTCACATGAACCCCTGTTTGGATGGAGAGGACTGTAAAGTACTACCAGACTATTCAGGTTGGTCTTGCAGCAGTGGAAATAAAGTCAAAACCACAAAGGCAAGTACAGAGATCACCTATATTTAA
- the TAFA4 gene encoding chemokine-like protein TAFA-4 isoform X3, with protein MGIWNNYENHTEIIVFDWNKILAKSPRMRVCAKSMLLSDWLFLVYVLMVCCKLLSASSHHPRGHTGQHQVKQGTCEVVAVHRCCNKNRIEERSQTVKCSCFPGQVAGTTRAQPSCVEEVVVSHEPLFGWRGL; from the exons ATGGGAATCTGGAATAACTATGAAAACCACACTGAAATAATTGTGTTTGACTGGAACAAAATTCTTGCAAAGTCCCCAAG GATGAGAGTCTGTGCCAAATCAATGCTTCTCTCTGACTGGCTCTTTCTGGTCTATGTGTTAATGGTCTGCTGTAAATTGTTGTCCGCCTCTAGCCACCATCCCCGGGGGCACACAG GGCAGCATCAGGTCAAGCAGGGCACATGTGAGGTGGTGGCTGTGCACCGGTGCTGCAACAAGAACCGGATCGAGGAGCGGTCGCAGACGGTGAAGTGCTCCTGCTTCCCGGGGCAGGTGGCCGGGACCACACGGGCACAGCCCTCGTGCGTGGAAG AAGTGGTGGTGTCACATGAACCCCTGTTTGGATGGAGAGGACTGTAA